A part of Caldisericaceae bacterium genomic DNA contains:
- the tmk gene encoding dTMP kinase yields MFITFEGIDGAGKTTQAKYVKEFLENLGYRVILTKEPGGTKFGEKIRSILLTEEMDGYSEFLLFAADRNMHVKTLIKPKLKEGYIVLSDRFAESSIAYQGFGRGVDLDFIERVHNEILLNTYPDLIFLIDIPVKVALNRLESKDRIEKSGEDFLQRVRNGYL; encoded by the coding sequence GAATAGATGGTGCAGGAAAAACAACTCAAGCAAAATACGTTAAAGAATTTTTAGAGAATCTTGGTTATAGGGTAATATTAACGAAAGAACCAGGTGGAACAAAATTTGGAGAAAAAATAAGAAGTATTCTTTTAACTGAAGAAATGGATGGGTACTCTGAGTTTTTACTGTTTGCAGCTGATAGAAACATGCATGTTAAAACATTAATAAAACCAAAACTTAAAGAAGGTTATATTGTATTATCAGATAGATTTGCGGAAAGTTCGATTGCATACCAAGGGTTCGGAAGAGGTGTTGATCTTGATTTTATTGAGAGAGTTCACAATGAAATTCTTTTAAACACATACCCAGATTTAATATTTTTAATTGATATTCCTGTAAAAGTTGCTTTAAACAGGTTAGAATCAAAAGATAGAATAGAAAAATCGGGAGAAGATTTTTTACAGAGGGTTAGGAATGGTTATCT